AGTTCTTACTCTGCTCGTTCCACTTCTTCTGGTGGTGGGTGCCCACGCGGTGTTTGAATACGAGATTCTGAGATACAAAACCCAGCTGGTTCTTCTCTTCTTTGGATGGGCTACCTCCGCTCAGATACTTATAAACCTCTTCAGGCTCGGTAGAGAAAAGCCTCTTCTTACCTCAGTCCTGGGCGTGCTTTCTCTCTTTGTCCTTCTTAGTGTTTACGTGCTTGCAGGAGAGAGCCTCAAGAACCTCATAATGCCTTATGAGGGTCTTCAGGAACGCATAATGGAGGTGGCATCCTCCAACACCGCTTTCATCCTTGGAGGTATACTGCTGAGCCTTCTGCTGGTGATGGTAGGCTGGGTGCTGGTGTACTTTGCCAGCAAGGACAAGCCTGTGGAGGTGCATCTGAGCCTTTATGCTCACCTCTCGCGCGAGCTGTATTTCCCTGACATATACAGACTTGTTGGAAGGTTCTTTAAAAGGCTCTCTTACCTTACCAGTTTTGGCGCAGTGCCCTTGTATCTGTTTTACTACGATGGGGGTTCTCTCAGGGGTGTTTCTTTTGATGTGCTGCTGCTGACGCTCTTTGTCCCTCTCTTTCCTCTGAGCCTCATAACATCCTATTTCATCAGGAGGTTCTGGATTTACTCCCTGCCTGCTCTTGTGGGAATTGCTTTCGTGCTTCTGTGGAACCTGCCCCTGCCTTCAGACAGGGTCCTTTACTCGCTTGCTGTTTTGACGCTTCTGTTTCACTCTCTTAGAGCCTTTCAGAGCCAGAGCATGGGTGAGCTTCTTGGGGAGCTTTACCCTGCGCTTTTGAGCCTTGTGTGGCTATCCGGAAAAGAGCACTTTCTTCTGATAGTTCCCGCGCTTTTGCTTCTCTTTCTATCTGGTCTTTACCTTAAGGCAAGCCTTGGGACTGCAAGCTTTACCTACGCGGGAGGTCTTTTAGAGAAAATGCCCCTCTTTTCCTTCCTCTTTGTGGTTGTCTCTCTTTATGCCTGCATGTTTCCTCCCATGCCTACTTTTTACTCTCTGTGGGAGGCTCTCTTAAAGACTGATATCTCTCTTGGTGCCCTTCTTCTTGCTGGCTGGTTTCTCCTTGGAAGTGCGCTGGTGGTCAGTGCCTGCAGGATCCTTTACGGAAAGCCAAAAGAAGACCTCTACTATCCCAACTTTTGAGGAGGTAAAGCATGGAACTTGGGAAAAAGCTATACATAAGGTCTCTGGTTAATGTAGCGTCCGAGCCTATAACTTACTACTGGCCCATGAGGACCTTTATAACCAGAAACCCCCTCAGAGAGCTTGAGGATCTACCCTTCAGAGAAGCTATAAAGGAAGGCGAGCTTCTCTTTGGTGGCAGGGGCTACCTCAGGAGAGAAGACTACAGGCATCTCTACTCTATGGGGCACATAAAGGAGGAATTCTTAAGAGAGAGCATAAAAGAGTTTCTCTCTTCGCTGGAGCTTTCTGAAAGTCTACCATACGAGGAGCTCGTCTTTGCTCTCCTCACCCAAAAGATAACAGAGCCCGCTTACAACCTCCTGCACAGAGGAAAAGCCAAAGAGGAGATTCTGGAGGCTCTCTCAGAGTACTTTATGGAAGACCCTTCGGAAGTGTGCAGGGAGCTCTTTCTGTCCATAGGAGTGAAAAACACCCTGCAGGACCTTATAAAGCTCCTGACGGGCAAAGATCCGGGCAGGCTTATAGACGAGCTTGTCATAAAGACCGCCTTTGACTTTCTGGACGAAGGTCAGTCCACCATAGACATGCCCGGCAGAGATGCAGGGCTCTACAGAGCCTGGAGAGAGCTTGCAAGAAGGAATCTGAGATTCCTTCTCTGGACGGGAAGGAGCCTTGTAAGCATGCTAAAAGACCTGGAAGAGCCAGAAGAAGCCATAGAGTATGTGCTTACCTCTTACGAGCTTCCCCAGCCTGCGTGGGAAGGCTATATAACCCTTGAGCTTGCAAAACTCAAAGGTATAGCGGGTTTCATAAAGTGGCGCTCTCACAACAAGTACTACTACTGGCAGAAGGTCCACCCGGTGGACATGGTGGACTACGCTGCCATAAGGCTCCTGGTTGCCAAGTCCGTGCTGGATGCAAGCTCAAAGGACCTTCCCTTCAGACCCACCTATCGCGGAATAGAAGAGTTTTTGAGTAAAGAAAAAGAAAAGGCTTACCTTATGCATGAGTTTAGCTCCAGAAACTGCCCGCCACAGGTTGCGGAAGACTACAGGAAGTATCTTAAAAACCCGGCAAAGCACCTTCAGGAGTATATCACCCTCAAGGCTCAGATAAAAGCAAAGAGCTACTACAGATTTCTTTCCGACTGGCTGAAAGCGGTGGACCTGAGGCTTGAAGACCTGAGCGCTCAGGAGGTGCTGGAACTTCTCAGGCTTTACCATCTTCTCAAAGAGGAAGAAGGCTACGTATGGCTCAGGGCTTTTGAGGAGACCCACATACAGAAGTTGGTGGAAAGTATAAAACTCCCCGAAAAAAATCAGGAAAAGCCTTTAGCTCAGGCACTCTTTTGCATAGATGTGAGGTCAGAAAGGTTCAGGAGGAAATTAGAATCCGTTGGCAACTACCAGACCTTTGGGGTTGCTGGATTTTTTGGTATTCCCGTTGCCATGGTGGACCTGCGCAAGGGACACGAGGAGTTTCTCTGTCCTGTGATAGTAACTCCCAAAAATGTAGTCTTTGAAATGCCTTACTCCAGAAAAGGAATTGAAAAAGATAAAGCACTCAGCCAGCTACTACACGGCGTAAAAGACCACATACTGGCACCCTTCGTGGCAGTGGAGATGCTGGGCTTTGCTTTTGGATTTGACTTTATAGGCAAAACCTTCCTGCCGGATACCTACGCAAAAGCCAAAGACCTCATGTGGAAAGAGAGCGTAAAGACCTCCATGATGGTAAACAAGCTCTCCGAAAAGGAGATAGAAGACATAACCACCTATTACTACACTTCCCTCATAAAGAAAGCGCTGGAGGAGATGGGTATCAAAGATGCGGACCCCTACCTGCTCTTTCAGACGTGCCTTGAGGAGGAGGTTTCCCTTCCAGAAGAGCTAAGAAGCGTGGTTGAAGTCCTCAGGAGCAAATACCGCGTAGAGCGTGGTTTTGTAAAGCTCTTTGAAGAAAGGCTCAGAAGTTTGGGCTTTACCAAAGAAGAGCAGGCTTTCCTGGTTTCAACTACTCTAAAGAGCATAGGTCTGGTCAAAGACTTTGCTCCGATAGTTTTTGTCCTTGGGCACGAGAGCAGGTCTGAGAACAACCCCTACGAGTCGGCTCTTGACTGCGGAGCCTGCGGTGGTGCGTCGGGTATATACAATGCGCGCATATTCTGCACCATGGCTAACGACCCGGCTGTTAGGCAGATAATGAAGCAAAAGCACGGGCTGAACATTCCTGAGGAAACGGTCTTTCTGCCGGGCATTCACAACACCACCACCGACCAAATTGTGCTTTATGACCTTGAGTACCTCCCCGCCAGATATGTACCCATGCTGGAGAGAATAAGAAGGGATTTTGAAGAGGCAAGAAGGCTTACTGCGCAGGAGAGAGCTATTGCGCTGGACGCAGGCAGTCCTGAGCAGGTCTACAGAAAAGCCTACGACTGGTCTGAGGTAAGACCCGAGTGGGGACTTTCTGGCAACTACGCCTTCGTGATAGGAAGGAGGGATATAACAAAGCTTTCAGAGCTTGAAGGCAGAGTCTTCCTGCACTCCTACGATTATACGGTGGACCCCAAGGGATTTCTACTTGAGAACATACTGGCTGGTCCCGCGGTGGTAGGTCAGTGGATAAACATGGAGTACTATTTTTCTACCACGGACAACGAGGTTTACGGTAGCGGTAGTAAGGTTTACCACAACGTAGTGGGAAGGATAGGCGTGATGACAGGAAACTACAGCGACCTGAGAACGGGACTCCCTGCCCAGACGGTTCTGAAGGAAGGAAAGCCTTTCCATGTGCCCGTCAGATACACCCTCGTGATAGAAGCTCCTCTGGAACTTTCCCAGAGGGCCATAAGCAGGATAAGGAAGATAAGAGACCTTATGCAGAACGAGTGGATAAATGTTGTGGTTTTTGACCCGCAGAAGGGTGTCTTTTACAGATACTTAAAAGGTTCGTGGGTAGAATACCAGAAAAAACAGGAGGTGAAAGTATGAACAGCGTAAAGCTTCACGAGATGAAAAAGGTAGAGATAATCGTCAGAGGGGAAGACTTGGAGTTTGTCCTTGACCTGCTGGAGAAGGCAGGAGTGAGCGGATACACCATCTTTCACAACCTTTCGGGCAAGGGAAGCCACGGCTTTCACGAGGGGCACCTTCTTTTTAACGAGGAGGACACGCTGGTGATGGTGGTGTCGGTGATGCCGGATA
The DNA window shown above is from Hydrogenobacter thermophilus TK-6 and carries:
- a CDS encoding proton-conducting transporter membrane subunit — encoded protein: MLLEAIAISLPALSAISSLFLEKRLYARLSTIATGISFLLSLLILLLGRGSADIPLLRFDGLGSLLASYILLVSLVIHKYSENYMKDEQGYRRYFFLLDIMTLNLLLLVLADHMLLLFACWHLMGVLLYILLTFNHRRLEAFEYGNFALFTHRFADVPLLLAILMLYKAYGTFSVSELIKATLAEPKGELWVVSLLVIVSGLLKSAQIPFHLWLVYSMEGPTPVSALMHAGIVNAGAFLANRFAFLFPYDQYGLNLAFMVGIITAILGSMLMLMQNDIKKALGYSTVGQMGYMMMEIGVGAFALAVYHMMAHGIFKATLFLSSGSVIHEARKDTNIPRDEVYDALVRKEVSQREMPVVLYGVLTLLVPLLLVVGAHAVFEYEILRYKTQLVLLFFGWATSAQILINLFRLGREKPLLTSVLGVLSLFVLLSVYVLAGESLKNLIMPYEGLQERIMEVASSNTAFILGGILLSLLLVMVGWVLVYFASKDKPVEVHLSLYAHLSRELYFPDIYRLVGRFFKRLSYLTSFGAVPLYLFYYDGGSLRGVSFDVLLLTLFVPLFPLSLITSYFIRRFWIYSLPALVGIAFVLLWNLPLPSDRVLYSLAVLTLLFHSLRAFQSQSMGELLGELYPALLSLVWLSGKEHFLLIVPALLLLFLSGLYLKASLGTASFTYAGGLLEKMPLFSFLFVVVSLYACMFPPMPTFYSLWEALLKTDISLGALLLAGWFLLGSALVVSACRILYGKPKEDLYYPNF
- a CDS encoding DUF2309 domain-containing protein, producing the protein MELGKKLYIRSLVNVASEPITYYWPMRTFITRNPLRELEDLPFREAIKEGELLFGGRGYLRREDYRHLYSMGHIKEEFLRESIKEFLSSLELSESLPYEELVFALLTQKITEPAYNLLHRGKAKEEILEALSEYFMEDPSEVCRELFLSIGVKNTLQDLIKLLTGKDPGRLIDELVIKTAFDFLDEGQSTIDMPGRDAGLYRAWRELARRNLRFLLWTGRSLVSMLKDLEEPEEAIEYVLTSYELPQPAWEGYITLELAKLKGIAGFIKWRSHNKYYYWQKVHPVDMVDYAAIRLLVAKSVLDASSKDLPFRPTYRGIEEFLSKEKEKAYLMHEFSSRNCPPQVAEDYRKYLKNPAKHLQEYITLKAQIKAKSYYRFLSDWLKAVDLRLEDLSAQEVLELLRLYHLLKEEEGYVWLRAFEETHIQKLVESIKLPEKNQEKPLAQALFCIDVRSERFRRKLESVGNYQTFGVAGFFGIPVAMVDLRKGHEEFLCPVIVTPKNVVFEMPYSRKGIEKDKALSQLLHGVKDHILAPFVAVEMLGFAFGFDFIGKTFLPDTYAKAKDLMWKESVKTSMMVNKLSEKEIEDITTYYYTSLIKKALEEMGIKDADPYLLFQTCLEEEVSLPEELRSVVEVLRSKYRVERGFVKLFEERLRSLGFTKEEQAFLVSTTLKSIGLVKDFAPIVFVLGHESRSENNPYESALDCGACGGASGIYNARIFCTMANDPAVRQIMKQKHGLNIPEETVFLPGIHNTTTDQIVLYDLEYLPARYVPMLERIRRDFEEARRLTAQERAIALDAGSPEQVYRKAYDWSEVRPEWGLSGNYAFVIGRRDITKLSELEGRVFLHSYDYTVDPKGFLLENILAGPAVVGQWINMEYYFSTTDNEVYGSGSKVYHNVVGRIGVMTGNYSDLRTGLPAQTVLKEGKPFHVPVRYTLVIEAPLELSQRAISRIRKIRDLMQNEWINVVVFDPQKGVFYRYLKGSWVEYQKKQEVKV
- a CDS encoding DUF190 domain-containing protein translates to MNSVKLHEMKKVEIIVRGEDLEFVLDLLEKAGVSGYTIFHNLSGKGSHGFHEGHLLFNEEDTLVMVVSVMPDKIVEAVLEGITPFLNKHSGVVFVSSVMVSRLAKFGKTEVSAGGGS